CGTCGAGGCGCTCTGCGAGGCCGCCGAAGAGGGCAAGTCCGTCACCGCGCTGGTGGAACTGAAGGCGCGCTTCGACGAGGCCGCAAACATCCGCCAGTCGCGGCGGCTGGAACGGTCTGGCGCCCATGTCGTTTATGGCTTCCTTGACTGGAAGACCCACGCCAAGATTTCCTCGGTGGTCCGGCGCGAGGGCGACAGGCTGGTGACCTACACCCATTGGGGGACCGGCAACTACCATCCGATCACCGCGAAGATCTACACCGACCTCAGCTTCTTCACCTGCGATGCGGCTCTGGGGCGCGATGCGGCGAAGATCTTCAACTACCTGTCCGGCTACGCCATGCCCGAGGGGCTGGAGAACCTGCATATCTCTCCGCACGACCTGAAATCCGGCATGATCGAGATGATCGAGGCCGAGATGGCGCATGCGGCCAAGGGCAAACCCGCGCAGATCTGGATCAAGATGAATTCGCTGATCGAGCCCGACATGATCGACGCGCTCTACCGGGCCTCTCAGGCCGGGGTGCGGATCGACTGCGTGATCCGCGGCATCTGCGGCCTGCGTCCGGGGGTGAAGGGCCTGTCCGAGAACATCCGGGTGAAAAGCATCGTGGGCCGTTTCCTCGAACATTCGCGCATCGCCTGTTTCGGAAACGGTCACGGCCTGCCCCACGCCAAGGCGCGGGTCTTCATGTCCTCGGCGGACTGGATGGGCCGCAACCTCAACCGTCGGGTCGAGACCGGGGTGGAGATCATGAATGCAACCGTCAAGGCGCAGATCGTCAGTCAGGTCATGGCTGCGAACCTTGCCGACACCGCGCAAAGCTGGGTCATGGAGCCGTCGGGCGCCTTCACCCGCCACGCCATGCCGGAGGGCGCGTTCTCTTTCAACTGCCACCGCTTCTTCATGGAGAACCCCTCGCTTTCGGGGCGCGGCACGGCGGGCGCCTCTGATGTGCCGAAGCTGACACACACCGAGGACTAGGCCCCGGGAGGGTGGGAAACGATCCGCGTTCACCACCCGTTAATATCCACAGGTTAGAAACAGCCAAAGACCGCCGCGCCCTGCCGCTGCGGTCTTTTTTCTGCCGTCGAATGACCTTCGAACCGCCTCGAACCGTTAAGATAGCGTTTATTCCGCAGATGCATCCTTTAACGGCACTCCGCAAAGGATGGGGCAGCGGACCGGAAAAGGGCCCCGCTGTACCGTCGAAACGGGCGCATGAGGGACCGGCCGTGCCGGCCCGGACGGCGCAGAAGACGCCCTGTCGGAACAAAGGCGGACGCCATGTCGAGTATTCTAACCAATCCCGGGGCCGAGGCGGCCCTTGCAACGCTATACGCCATCAACAGCAACATGGTCGATGTTCAGCGCCAGCTGGCGACCGGAAAGAAGGTTCACGGCGCCGAGGACAATGCGGCGGTCTGGGCCATCTCCAAGGTCATGGAGGCGGATATCACCGGCTTCCAACAGGTATCAGAGTCGCTGGCGCTGGGACAATCCACCCTTGCGGTGGCCCGTCAGGGGGCGGAGTCGATCACCGAGCTGCTGACAGAGGTCAAGGGCAAGGTCGTCGCGGCACAGGAAGAGAACGTCGACCGCGCCAAGATCCAGGATCACATCCGCGCGCTGACCGACCAGATCGACGCCATCGTGGTCGCGGCGCAGTTCAACGGTCAGAACCTGTTGCAGAACACGGATACAGAGGTCGATTCCGGCAAGATTGCCATCAAGTCCTCTGTCAACCGGATCGGGTCAGAGGTGACAACCTCCGACATCGACGTGCAGCGCCGCGACATGAGCACCGAGGCCGCGACGATCACCGCCTCGGGCGGCAGCTTTTCGGGGGACGAGATCGCCAATACGCTCAGCGCCCCCGGCTCTGCCACCTTCGACCTGTCGGGCTACGCGGTCGAGGCGGGCGCGGCCTTCGCCATCTCTGTCTTCGGCGATGACGACGACAATTCCACCTTCACCGAGGCGGATCTTCAGACCACGTCCGGCACCAATATGTCGCGTGCGGAATTCGCCTCTCAGGATATATCCTATGTGGCGCATGAGGGCGACACCATCGGGGACGTGGTCGCCGCGCTGGGGCGCAAGTGGGATGCGCTGGCCGCCGGAAACGGGATCGAGGCCGATACCCTCTCGTTGCGTTTCGGCGCCCGGGGCTTCACCGCCTCCAGCGCGGCGGCGGGTGGCGGTGACACGATCAAAGTGGCCTTCCACACGCTCGACGCCGATGCGGGCAATACCATCGGCGGCGGACTGGACATGCTGGGCCAGATGGACGTCTCGACCGCCGAGGGTGCGGCTAGGGCCATGGGCCAGATCGAAGGCCTGCTGCAATACGCGATAGGCGTCTCGGCAGAGATGGGATCCTCGCAGAACCGGCTGACGACGCAATCAAAGTTCATCGACGGTCTCAGCGACTCGATGCGCTCTGGCCTGGGATCGCTGGTGGACGCCGACCTCGAAGAGGCTTCGGCCCGGTTGCAGGCGCTTCAGGTTCAGCAACAGCTGGCCACACAAGCCTTGTCGATCGCCAATGCCACGCCGCAGGTGCTGCTGGGCCTGTTCCGCTAGCGGCCTGACCGAACCACGCCCCTCCAGCCCCGTCAGGCGTGAATGCGCGTGCAGGTACCCTTACCTTCGAGGATGCCGCGGAAGCCGCCGGGTTCGTCTAGTGAAAACACGATCAGCGGCATGTTGTTGTCCCGCGCCAGCGCGATGGCCGAGGCATCCATGACCTTGAGGTTCTTCGACAGCACCTCGTCGAAGGTGACCTCGTCGAAGCGCACCGCGTCCGCATGGGCGCGCGGGTCCTTGTCGTAGACGCCGTCGGTGCCGTTCTTGCCCATCAGGATCGCCTCGCAGGCCATCTCGTTGGCGCGCAGCGCGGCGGCGGTGTCAGTGGTGAAATAGGGGTTCCCGGTCCCGGCGGCGAAAATGCAGACACGCTTCTTCTCAAGGTGGCGGACGGCGCGGCGGCGAATGTAGGGCTCGGCCACCTCGTCCATGCGGATCGCGCTGATCACCCGGGTGAAGACGCCCAGCCCCTCCAGCGCCGACTGCATGGCCAGCGCGTTCATCACGGTGGCCAGCATGCCCATGTAATCGGCGGTCGTCCGTTCCATGCCCTGGGCCGATCCGGCGAGGCCCCGGAAGACGTTGCCGCCGCCGATCACCATGCAGATCTCGACGCCGAGGGCATGCACCGCCTGCACCTCGCGGGCGATGCGCTCGACGGTCGGCGGATGCAGGCCGTAGCCCTCGGGGCCCATCAGCGCCTCACCGGAAATCTTGAGCATGATGCGCTGGAAAGCGGCGGGTTGAATGGATGTGTCGCTCATGTTGCGCTCCGTCTTGGCCCGGGGGTAGGATCGCGGCATATGTGGCCGAAAACCGCCCCAGCCGCAATGGTGTGCAGAGGGGGAATACCGCCACCAGAGGGACCGAGGGCAGGATGAGCGACAGCACCGCGATCACCGCGCGCCTTGCCGCGCTGGACCCGGCGCGCCCGGTGCTGATCGCCGGGCCCACCGCCAGCGGGAAATCGGCGCTGGCGCTGCGGATCGCAGAGACTCAGGGCGGCACGGTCGTCAATGCCGACGCGATACAGGTCTTCGGTGACTGGCGGGTGCTGACGGCCCGCCCTTCGGTCGCGGAAGAGGCGCGCGCGCCGCATGCGCTCTTCGGTCATGTCCCCGGCACGCAGGCCTACAGTGTCGGCGACTGGCTGCGCGACCTCGCGCCGCTTCTGGACGGCCCGCGCCCGATCATCGTGGGTGGCACCGGGCTGTATTTCACCGCGCTGACCGAAGGCCTTGCGCAGATCCCCCCCGTGCCGCCCGCGATCCGGGCCGAGGGTGAGGCCCTGCTGCGCGAGCAGGGTCTTCCTGCCCTGCTGGCGGATCTCGATCCCGAGACCGCCGCGCGCATCGACCGGCAGAACCCCGCCCGCGTAGCCCGCGCCTGGGAAGTGCAGCGCGCCACCGGGCGCGGACTGGCCGACTGGCAGGACCAGACGCCGCCGCCGCTGCTGCCCCTTGCCAAGGCGCAGCCGATCCTGCTTCATGCACCCAAGGACTGGCTGACGCCCCGGATCGAGACGCGCTTTCGCCAGATGATCGAGGACGGCGCCCTGGACGAAGCCCGAAACAACCGCCCCACTTGGCGCCCCGACCTGCCCTCGGCCAAGGCCATCGGCGCGGCAGAGCTTATGGCCTATCTGGACGGCGGCATGGATCTGGACCGGGTGATCGACCGGGCGACCATCCTGACCCGGCAATTCGCCAAGCGCCAGCGCACCTGGTTCCGGGCGCGGATGGGCACCTGGCCGCAGATCGACATGAGCACGGCATGAGCCGACCGGGCTTCCTGCGCAACCCGATGCCCCCGGCACCGGCCCGCGCAGGCGGCCCCGTCCGCAGCGGCTCTTTCGGGCCCGAGTTGCAGACCGCGCCGTGGAAATACACCCTGTCGCACGATCGCGAAGAGGATTGCCTGCTCTGGATCACCCGCGGACAGGGCCGCGTGACGATCAACGGCCTGCGCCGCGGCGTATCCATGCATCATGCGATCTTCCTGCCCGCCGGGACGCTCTTTGCGCTGGATCTTCAACAGGGCACGCAGGCGCTTTTTGTCCAGTCACCGCACGGGCTGGCGCCGCGCATGCCGCAAGAGCCCATGCTCTTGCGGATCCGGGACGCGTTGGCTCAGGCGGAACTGACCGGAGAGATCGACGCCATGGCCCGCGAAACCCAGCGTGCGCGACCGCTGATGGGCGACGCACTGGAGGCGCGGCTGCAACTGGTGGCCATCTGGTTGCGCCGCCAGATCGAGACCGGCGCCGTCGAGGCCCCGGAAGAGACCGCCGCCCTGCGGCTGGTCCGACGTTACGCGCGCCTCGTCACCCGCGAATTCCGCAGCGCCGAGCCGATTGCCCATCATGCCGGAGTGCTGGGCGTCACGCCCACACATCTGTCGCGGGTCTGCCGCCAGTGCTGCGGCAAGACCGCCGCCGACCTGCTGACCGAACGGCGGCTGCATGCCGCCCGCGTTGCGCTGGAAAGTCCGCGCCCGCCGGTGCAGGAGATCGCGCGCGGCCTTGGCTTTGCCTCGCCGGCCTATTTCACGCGCTTCATCCAGAGCCACACCGGCCTCACCCCCAGCGCCCTGCGCGCGGGTGTCTCCCGCCCCTCCCCCCGGCGCGCGTAAAGGTCTCGTGACATCATACTCTTACAGGTTGTCTTTCGCGTCATCGCGCTTTTGTGTGTTGGCCATGCCGTATTTCAAGCACAGATCGCCAATTCCGGACGTTGACGGACCGGCTTGTGTCATACTCAATGCCATCAGCGTCTGCCGGCCTTTCGGATGCAGCGCCTCCGTGGCCAATCGGAACCGAGAGACCGACACGCCACTGTGTCACAGGGAGACCAAGATGACCGATACGCACAGCCAGGACCGGGTCCACCCCGCCGCCAAGCTTTATGCGCGCGAGTTCAGGGCAGGCCAGCTTGGCCGTCGCGAGTTTCTGGCCCGCACCACGGCGCTTGGGCTGACGGCTGGCGCGGCCTATATGCTGGGTGGGCTGTCCCGGCCTGCCCGCGCGCAGGTCGCCATGCAGGACGGCGGCACCATCCGCCTGCAATGCGAGGTTCGTGCGCACAAGGACACGCGCACCTATGACTGGGCACAGCTGGCCTATGTGACCCATGGCACGCTGGAATACCTTGTCGAGTACAACTCGGACGGGACATTCCGGGGCATGTTGCTGGAAGGCTGGGAGGTGAACGACGACGCCACGGAATACAGGCTGAAGCTGCGCCCGGGCATCACATGGTCGAACGGCGATCCCTTCACCGCCGAGGACGTGGCCCGCAACATCACCCGCTGGTGCGACAGTTCGGTCGAGGGCAATTCCATGGCGGCGCGCATGGCATCGCTGATCGACGACAAGACCGGCAAGGCGGCAGAGGGCGCAATCACCGTGGTCGACGACATGACGGTGGCCCTGGCCTGCAAGCAACCCGATATTACCGTGGTCGCGGGCATGGCCGACTATCCCGGCGCCGTTGTACATTCCAGCTACGACCCCGACGCGGACTTGTCCGAACTGGTCGGCACCGGCCCGATGAAGATCACCCAGATGGAGGTGGGCGTGAAGGCGATGCTGGAGAAATCCGGCCACGTGTGGTGGGGTAACGCGGCCTTCGCGGAAGGCGGCTGGTACATCGACACGCTTGAAATCATCGACTACGGGCAGGACCCGGCGGCCTGGGTCGCGGCGGCAGAATCCGAAGAGGTCGATGTCTTTTATGAAACGGTCGGCGATTTCATCGACATCATGGATGCCCTCGGCTGGCAGAACTCCGAGGTGGCGACCGGCTCGACCATCGTGATCCGCCCGAACCAGCTGGCCACCGATGCCGAGGGCAATACGCCTTACGCCGACAAGCGCGTGCGGCAGGCGCTGGCCATGGCGGTCGACAACGCGATCTGTCTGGAACTGGGGTATGCCGACCGGGGCACGGTGGCCGAGAACTGCCATGTCGGGCCGATCCACCCGGAATACGACCCCTCGGTCGGCCGGTTGCCCTATGACCCGGCCAAAGCGATGGAGCTGATGACAGAGGCCGGCATGGCCGACTACGAGCACGAATTGAAATCCATCGACGACGATTGGCGCAAGAACACCACCGACGCCGTGGCGGCGCAGCTGCGCGACGCGGGCTTCACGGTGCGCCGGACGGTCCTGCCCGGTTCGGTATTCTGGAGCGACTGGACGAAACACGCCTTCAGCTCGACCAGCTGGAACCACCGACCGCTGGCGGTGCAGATCCTTGCGCTGGCCTACAAGTCCGGCGAGGCCTGGAACGAGTTCGGCTTTGCCAACGAGGAGTTCGACGCCCTGCTGGCCGAGGCCTCTTCTATCGCCGATGCCGGCAAGCGGCGCGCGGTCATGGGCAAGCTGCAGGCGATCCTGATCGAGGAAGGCGTGACGATCCAGCCCTACTGGCGCTCGCTCTATCGCCATTCGGCAGAGGGCATCCTGGGCGCCGAGCAACATATTTCCTACATGCCGCAGGTCTACAAATGGGGCCTCGCCGCCTGATCCGCTGAGACACGACGGGGCCGTTCCCTGACAGGGGTGGCCCGTTTCGCAACGGCCGCGCCCTTCGGGGATGCAGCCAGCACGGGCGGGGCGGCGATAGAGCCCCTGCCCGACCGGCAGCAGCGGTCGATATGGAACCCTTCATCCTCAGGCGCGTGGGCGAGACGCTGCTGACCGCCCTCTGCCTGACCACCCTCTGCCCGAATCTCGAAGAGCCCGCCAAGACGCAGGGCAGCTTCCACATACCGGAAGGGGCGGTGGCGTCTTGGCTGGAGCGTGGCGGTTATCTGCAACCGACGCCCGTCAAACATGCCGAGTGGCTTGGCGTCGTCCCCTCCGTCCGCCACACCGATGCCGAGGGCACTGTGACGGGCGGCTGCATCGAACCGGGCATGACGGCAGAAGAGTCGCCCGCGTTCTGCGGCGTGTTACAGAGTTACAGGAGCTGTTCGACGGTCTTTCGGCAGGGCGTCAGAGAGATCATCGGCACGCGGCTGTCGCTGACCGGCGTGCTGATGTTCCGGGTGATGATGCTGATGGTACCCGGCGCGCTGATCATCAGCGTGCTGGCGGGCATGAAAGAAGGCTGTCCGCTCGACCGGTCCCTGTCGATCGTGTCGATCACCACGACGGCGTCGCCGGAATATGTCTCGGGCGTGTTCTTCATCGCGGTCTTCGCCTCTTCGGCCGTGGGGCTGAAGTGGCTCAAGGGCACCGCGACAAGCGTCATGGACGGTCCGACCTTCGAGAACTTCTCTCTGCCGGTGCTGACCATCGCGCTTTACGGCATGGGCTATATCGCGCGGCTGACGCGGGTCTCGATGGCCGAGGTCGTGACCGCACGGTACATCCGGACCGCGCGGCTGAAGGGCGTTTCCTTCCGCAACATCGTTTTGACGCACGCGCTGCGGAACGCCCTTTTCGCCCCCTTCACCGTCATCATAGGGTGACTACCCTTGGTCCCTGCTGCGCAGGGACAACCTTGCCTGCGCCCTGTTCAGCCGCGTGGTCAAGGGCTCTGTCGTGGTCATCCAGATCGCGCCGCTGGCGACGCTCTTCGCCTTCGTGGTGGGCATCACGCTGGACCTGCCCACGGGCTGCTACAGCGGCAGGCAGGACGTGGCCCTGTCGTTCCTCACCAACCTCATCCTTGCCTTCCCGGTGATCCTGCTCTTCTATCTGCTGGCCACGCCAGAGCTCGTAGAGACCGGCCTGCCGCAATACATGCCAGTGGTGCTGCTCGTCTTTTCCATCGTCTTTGCCGGAGTCCTCATGCATGCGCGCTACCGCACCCAGCCGCCAAAGGACCGGCTGTGACTGGTGCTGGCGCCGATGGCGCTGGTCTACCTCTCGGTGATCAACCAGCCGTGATCCCTGATCGCCTTCTGGCCGCTGGATTTCTTCGACGTGCCGCCGGGGATTCTCGTGGTCTTCGTCTCTGTGGTCTTCGTGAATGCGCCGACGGTCTTCCCGATCCTCCGGTTTCGGGCCATGAACATCAAGACCCGCGACTACGTCGCCACCGCCCAGACCCGGGGCGAGCGCCCGTGGTACATCATGCTGTGGGAAGATCCTGCCCGCGGCCCGCTGATCGTCGATTTCTGCCTGCGTATCGGATGCACGACGATCCTGCTGGGGACGCTGGTATTCTTCGGGCTGGGGCTGCCACCCGAGAGCCCGGACTGAGGGTCGACCGTCAACGACGGGCGCAGGCTGTTGTCGATCTGCCAGCCCCCCCTGCCGCCGGCCTTCGTGCTCTTGTCGCTGGTGCTGAACCTGCTGGCGGACGGGCTGCGGGAAGAGACGTTGCGCGATTGACCCTAGACGGACCGGGGGCCAGCCCCCGGACCCCCGAGGTATTTCGGGACCAGAGAAACAGGGGAGCGTCCTTGCCCGAGACGAGGGATGACGGGAATGAAAGACACGTATGACGGGACGTTCCTCGAGATCGCGGACCTCTCGGTCTCTTTCTTCACGCGGCTGCGTGAGATCCCGGCGGTTCTGGATTTTTCAGTGAAGGTCATGCCGGGCGAGACGGTGGGGCCGGTGGGCAGGTCCGGCTGCGCAAATCCACCGTGGCGCTTGGGGGTCATGCAGGATCCGGGCAAGAGCGGTCGCATCGTTGGCGGATCGATCCGGTTCAAGGAACGCGATCCGGGAGCCATGAGCCGGGAGGCGTTGCGCGCGGTGCACGGCTGCGAGATCGCGATGATCGATCAGGACCCTCTGGCCCATCAGAACCCGGCGATGAAGATCGGCAAGCAATTTATGGAAGTGCCGATGATCCATGCCGGCGCTTCCGAGAAAGAGGCCTGTCACCGCGCGTTTCAGATGGTCCCGGATGTGAAACCGCCCGATCCCAAGCACATTCTGGCCAGCTATCCGCACCAGCGTTCTGGCGGGCAGCAGCGCATCGTCATCGCTATGGCGCTGATGGCGAGCCCTCTCTGTTGATCCGCGACGAGCCGACCACCGCGCTGGACGTGACCGCCGAGGCGGCGGCGGTTGAACTGGTCAAGGCGTTGGGCCAGAAGTACGGCACCTCGATGCTGTTCGCCCCGCACAACCGCGGGCTGGGGCCGGAGACCTGCCACTGCATCTGCGTGGTGTATGCGGGTGAGGCGGCGGAGCGGCAGATCATGCGGGCGCTGCATATCTTTGTCGAGGGTCGCGACGATGCCGCGCGGCGCGATAAGATGCTGTACCTTCTGGGCCCCGTGAAGCTGTCCCGCGCCATTGCGGACCGCATGCCGCGCCAGCTTTCGGGCGGGCAGAAACCGCGGGCCGGCATCGCGCGGGCCTTTGCCGGTGGCGCGGATCGTGGTGGCGGACGAACCGGTCTCGGCGCCGGATGTCTTGGTGCAGACCGCCGTCACCGACCTCTTGATGGAGATCCAGCGCACCCAGAAGACCACGCTGCTGTTCATCTGGCACGACCTGTCCATCGTGCGTCATCTCAGAGACCGGGTCATGTACCTTGGCCATGTGGTCGAACTGGGTGAGACCGAACAGGTCTTCGCGCCGCCCTACCCCCCTATGCCGAGGCGCTTCTGTCCGCCGTGCTGATCGCCGACACCCGGGTGGAAAAGCAGCATATCGTGCTGGAAGGCGACATCCCCTCGGCCATTTTCCCGCCGCCGGGCTGCCCCCGACAAACCCGCTATAGATGTAAGATCCGAGCATCGAACAACTCATGCAAGCACGAACTGCCCCTGGTGCGGCAGATGGCCCAAGGGCATCAGGTAAAATGCCACCTTTCCGAAGAGGAATTTGCTAGCATGGAGCCTGTCATCCGGATCGCCGCCGAATAAGGGCGCCCGGGCCGATTGGAAGGAAACCGTTTCATGTCCCGCCTTTTCGCCTGTCTCATTGCCCTGATCCTGCCCGGCCTTGCCTCTGCCGCAGAGATCGGGCCGGGCAAACCGGGGCTTTGCCAGCTGACCCTGACGGGCGAGATCATGCCCGGCGATGCACGGGAGCTGTCGCAGGCCGGGATGGACCGCCCCGATGACTGGCAGGATTTTCAGGACGGCCGATGGAAGGCGCTCTGTCTCGACAGCCCCGGCGGCAGCCTTGCGGCCGGGCTGGAACTGGCGCAGGTGCTTCTGGACAACCGCATCGGCACGGTCGTCGACGAGGGCGCCGAATGCCTGTCGGTCTGTGCACTGGTCTTCATGTTCGGCACGGCGGCGCAGCACGAAATCCTGCCCGTCACCAACCGCAGGATGCATCCGCGCGCGCGGCTGGGCTTTCATCAGCCGGAACTGACGCTGGAGCGCGACCGGGATTACAGCCCAGTGGAGGTTGAGGCCGCCTTCGACCTTGCGATACAGGCGACGCTGCGGCTGCTGGCTCTGGCCGCCCGGCCCCGCCCCGAGGTGCCGCGCCCCTTCGTGGACGGCGACCTGATGGAGGCGATGCTGCAATACAAGGGCGCCGAGTTCTACGAGATCGACACGGTCAACAAGGCCGGGCGCTGGGAGATCGCGCTTTACGGCTTTCCCGAGCGTGGCCCGACCGAAGAGGGTCAGTTCTACGCCTGCCAGAACATGACCACATGGAATGCGCGGCTGGAGCGGGACCAGATCCCCTATGAACCCGACGGCTACAGCGCCACGATCACCACCGAAGAGGGCCACGAGAGCTTTGCCGACGGGCGGCGCACGGCGATCAGTTTCGCGGGCATGATGACCTATGACTGCGCGATCGGGCTGGTGGCGCAGCCGAATGGTGCCACGGTTCCGGTCATCTGCGGGTTCCGGGAAAGCCAGTCGACCCGGGTCGGCCCCGAAGGCTGCCTGGGCGGGGGCGTCCCGCCCGATCGCTGGCGCCCGATCCCGCCGCTTGCCTTCTTCGCCGCCGATACGCCGCTGGCAGAGTTGGCCCCCGCACCGAAGCCGCAGACCGCGCCGGACGCGGCGGCAGGGCCTGTTCCGGCCGAGAGCGCGGGGCCCAGCCCCTGCATCGCGGAAAGCCGGATCGCGCGGGTCGTCGACGTGCAGAATTACACCTCGCTGCGCGAAGGCATCACTCACGAGTCAGAGCGCATCGACGAGTTGCCGCTGGGGTCGGTCTACACCGTGCCGGAGGCGCCTGTGGTGGACTGGACCCACCCCGAGGCAGAGGCCTGCGCCGCGCTGTGCCGCGCGGCGGACGCGGCAGAATCTTATGACGAGGACAAGCTGGCCGCCTGCATCGAGAGCAACTGGATGTGGTTCGAGCTGACCGGCCCCTCTGGCCGCCGCGGCTTTGCCAGCGCGCGTTACCTGGACTACTAGGCCGCCCGATCCCCCGGCCAAACTCTCTGGGACATGGGCCATGAAGACCTGCCTCGCGGATGGGAAAGCAGCGGATGAAAACAGGCAGCGGAGTTTCAGCGCAGGGGCCAGGATTGCCGCGTTCATCAGAAATGCCTGCCCCTCAGGGGCCACATGGCATGCGCCGGTGTCTGACGCTGTCGTGCAGGCCGTGCGCGGCGAATGATCGCCAGGGGTCCGAAGCGGTCGGTGGTGGCACTCGCCACGGGTGCCTATGGCGAGTGCTTTGCTTAACGGGTGCGGATATGGGCTTTCCAATGTCCATGCAGCGCGTCGATATCGCCGCTGGTCAGGATGGGCATGGCGCTACGCAAGCAGTCTTCAGGCCACTCCCACCACCGCAGGTCCAGCAAGAGCGCGATGTGGCGCGTGCTGAAACGCTGTCGGATCTCCCTGGCCGGGTTCCCGGCAATGATCGTGTAGGGCGCGACATCGCGCGTCACCACGGCACGCGTGCCGATTACGGCGCCATCACCGATCTTGACGCCCGGCATTACGATGGCTTCCGACCCGATCCAGACGTCATTTCCGACAACCGTGTTACCAGCTGGCTTATAGCCGTTCTCGGCGCCCTCGAATGCCGGGACTTCGGACATCCAGTAGAAGGGAAACGTGCTGATCCAGTCATTCCTGTGGCCCTGGTTGCCGGCCATGATGAACGCCGCCCCCGATCCGATGGAGCAGAAGCTGCCGATCAGAAGCCGGTCGACCCCTTCGTCCGGCAGAAGGTAGCGGGCGCAGTCGTCGAAGCTGTGGCCATGGTAATAGCCGGAGTAGTAGCTGTAGCGTCCGACCACGATGTTTGGATTGGTGACCTGTTTGTCCAGGGTGATGCCCCGGAACGGGCTCTCGAAGTAGTTTTCCATTTGAAACCTCTGAATGATTGGCTTGCCTGCGCGCGCAGACAGGGCGCGGCCGCGGATTGCGGCGCGCAACGGCCCCGGGCTTTCGCGCGGGGCGTTATTCAGATGGTTCGGTCCGCCGACTTCATTGTGTCTCTTACCATGTCGAACTTTTGCAAAAGACAGGATTCACCCGCCGACCGCAAGGCCGATCATCGGCCCCGCCGACCACACGCCGGACACGCGCCCCGCCGCAGCGAAAGGCCGCTTCGGGGTCATCCGCGCGGTCACGGGTCGTGCTTTGACGAGCGGGTCAGACCTGTGGGGGTTTGTCCGCTCTTACGGCGTCCATCCCCGCAGGGCCGCCTTTGCGGGATATTCTGGAACAGCCCATTGCCGGACCTCTTGCAGGCGTCGGGCGGTCCGGGGCTTGGCGCGCGGCTCGTGCCAAGCCCCTGCGCAGGCCGTCAGCTGCCCCAGAT
This region of Ponticoccus alexandrii genomic DNA includes:
- a CDS encoding flagellin, which gives rise to MSSILTNPGAEAALATLYAINSNMVDVQRQLATGKKVHGAEDNAAVWAISKVMEADITGFQQVSESLALGQSTLAVARQGAESITELLTEVKGKVVAAQEENVDRAKIQDHIRALTDQIDAIVVAAQFNGQNLLQNTDTEVDSGKIAIKSSVNRIGSEVTTSDIDVQRRDMSTEAATITASGGSFSGDEIANTLSAPGSATFDLSGYAVEAGAAFAISVFGDDDDNSTFTEADLQTTSGTNMSRAEFASQDISYVAHEGDTIGDVVAALGRKWDALAAGNGIEADTLSLRFGARGFTASSAAAGGGDTIKVAFHTLDADAGNTIGGGLDMLGQMDVSTAEGAARAMGQIEGLLQYAIGVSAEMGSSQNRLTTQSKFIDGLSDSMRSGLGSLVDADLEEASARLQALQVQQQLATQALSIANATPQVLLGLFR
- the pyrH gene encoding UMP kinase produces the protein MSDTSIQPAAFQRIMLKISGEALMGPEGYGLHPPTVERIAREVQAVHALGVEICMVIGGGNVFRGLAGSAQGMERTTADYMGMLATVMNALAMQSALEGLGVFTRVISAIRMDEVAEPYIRRRAVRHLEKKRVCIFAAGTGNPYFTTDTAAALRANEMACEAILMGKNGTDGVYDKDPRAHADAVRFDEVTFDEVLSKNLKVMDASAIALARDNNMPLIVFSLDEPGGFRGILEGKGTCTRIHA
- the miaA gene encoding tRNA (adenosine(37)-N6)-dimethylallyltransferase MiaA, with the translated sequence MSDSTAITARLAALDPARPVLIAGPTASGKSALALRIAETQGGTVVNADAIQVFGDWRVLTARPSVAEEARAPHALFGHVPGTQAYSVGDWLRDLAPLLDGPRPIIVGGTGLYFTALTEGLAQIPPVPPAIRAEGEALLREQGLPALLADLDPETAARIDRQNPARVARAWEVQRATGRGLADWQDQTPPPLLPLAKAQPILLHAPKDWLTPRIETRFRQMIEDGALDEARNNRPTWRPDLPSAKAIGAAELMAYLDGGMDLDRVIDRATILTRQFAKRQRTWFRARMGTWPQIDMSTA
- a CDS encoding helix-turn-helix domain-containing protein, with amino-acid sequence MSRPGFLRNPMPPAPARAGGPVRSGSFGPELQTAPWKYTLSHDREEDCLLWITRGQGRVTINGLRRGVSMHHAIFLPAGTLFALDLQQGTQALFVQSPHGLAPRMPQEPMLLRIRDALAQAELTGEIDAMARETQRARPLMGDALEARLQLVAIWLRRQIETGAVEAPEETAALRLVRRYARLVTREFRSAEPIAHHAGVLGVTPTHLSRVCRQCCGKTAADLLTERRLHAARVALESPRPPVQEIARGLGFASPAYFTRFIQSHTGLTPSALRAGVSRPSPRRA
- a CDS encoding ABC transporter substrate-binding protein — its product is MTDTHSQDRVHPAAKLYAREFRAGQLGRREFLARTTALGLTAGAAYMLGGLSRPARAQVAMQDGGTIRLQCEVRAHKDTRTYDWAQLAYVTHGTLEYLVEYNSDGTFRGMLLEGWEVNDDATEYRLKLRPGITWSNGDPFTAEDVARNITRWCDSSVEGNSMAARMASLIDDKTGKAAEGAITVVDDMTVALACKQPDITVVAGMADYPGAVVHSSYDPDADLSELVGTGPMKITQMEVGVKAMLEKSGHVWWGNAAFAEGGWYIDTLEIIDYGQDPAAWVAAAESEEVDVFYETVGDFIDIMDALGWQNSEVATGSTIVIRPNQLATDAEGNTPYADKRVRQALAMAVDNAICLELGYADRGTVAENCHVGPIHPEYDPSVGRLPYDPAKAMELMTEAGMADYEHELKSIDDDWRKNTTDAVAAQLRDAGFTVRRTVLPGSVFWSDWTKHAFSSTSWNHRPLAVQILALAYKSGEAWNEFGFANEEFDALLAEASSIADAGKRRAVMGKLQAILIEEGVTIQPYWRSLYRHSAEGILGAEQHISYMPQVYKWGLAA
- the catB gene encoding type B chloramphenicol O-acetyltransferase, yielding MENYFESPFRGITLDKQVTNPNIVVGRYSYYSGYYHGHSFDDCARYLLPDEGVDRLLIGSFCSIGSGAAFIMAGNQGHRNDWISTFPFYWMSEVPAFEGAENGYKPAGNTVVGNDVWIGSEAIVMPGVKIGDGAVIGTRAVVTRDVAPYTIIAGNPAREIRQRFSTRHIALLLDLRWWEWPEDCLRSAMPILTSGDIDALHGHWKAHIRTR